A stretch of Candidatus Symbiobacter mobilis CR DNA encodes these proteins:
- a CDS encoding transglutaminaseTgpA domain-containing protein, whose amino-acid sequence MLASAFLRLPRDARDTLFILVVLLWVALPQFRFTPLWCGLACAAVLGWRAILAWRGMPLPPKWLVGGLLLAAVVSTALTYRTLLGQDAGVCLLLLLLVLKTLELRARRDAFVLFFVGFFLLLAQFFHSQSLLTAAGMLAGLLGLLTALVHAHRIGNSPALRQSAYTAGRILLWATPLMLLLFLFFPRLSPLWGTPGNALTGRSGLSGSMTVGDVTHLALDDGIAMRIRFAGPIPDPTQLYFRGPVLWAFDGRTWRARNHWMVNTPLPEPELRIHGNPVRYQVTQEPNRLPWLPVLEAAVAIEGQRAVMTRDLQWLHPKPIMEVLRYDVESYPHFEHGPRTAEPSLLPFQWLPTWSNPRTQAWAAQLRNDPRNADNTALDWAQFALNHLRQGGYRYTLDVGIYGLHSADEYWFDRKLGFCEHIASSFVILLRALGIPARVVTGYQGGERNPIDGLWTVRHSDAHAWAELWMPGRGWFRIDPTAVVAPARIGTLQRAPMTLGNTALFERVHPRLAWELRALWDAANTRWNDWVLHYGQTRQFDLLRNLGFDSPSWQHLGIALFGTMATIAAVWAALRYLLRQRQDPWLRLFHAVTTRLRQRGWPLPVHPTPRGIAALLALQPTPALQGWLLRMETLRYAPPKPQQGSLSQQLAALRREWKRLAKAVPVHTTSG is encoded by the coding sequence GTGCTAGCTTCCGCGTTCCTGCGCCTTCCCCGTGACGCACGGGATACGCTGTTCATCCTGGTTGTGCTGCTCTGGGTGGCGCTGCCGCAGTTCCGTTTCACCCCGTTGTGGTGCGGGCTGGCTTGTGCGGCCGTCCTTGGCTGGCGTGCCATCCTGGCATGGCGTGGGATGCCCCTGCCGCCTAAGTGGCTCGTCGGCGGCTTGCTGCTCGCTGCGGTGGTATCGACGGCGCTGACGTACCGCACCCTGCTAGGTCAGGATGCGGGGGTGTGCCTGCTCCTGCTCTTGCTCGTACTCAAAACACTGGAATTGCGTGCGCGGCGCGATGCCTTCGTGCTGTTTTTCGTGGGGTTTTTCCTGCTGCTGGCGCAGTTTTTCCATTCGCAATCCTTGCTGACCGCAGCAGGGATGCTCGCCGGGCTTTTGGGGCTGCTGACCGCGCTGGTGCATGCACACCGTATCGGCAATTCGCCTGCGTTGCGTCAGTCCGCCTACACAGCAGGCCGCATCCTGCTCTGGGCTACCCCCCTGATGCTGCTGCTTTTTCTGTTCTTCCCACGCCTGTCCCCGCTATGGGGCACACCGGGCAATGCACTGACCGGGCGCAGTGGCTTGTCCGGCAGCATGACCGTTGGCGACGTCACGCACCTTGCCCTCGACGACGGCATTGCCATGCGCATCCGCTTTGCAGGCCCGATTCCCGACCCCACCCAGCTCTACTTTCGCGGGCCGGTCCTGTGGGCCTTCGACGGCAGAACCTGGCGCGCACGCAACCATTGGATGGTAAATACCCCCCTTCCCGAACCCGAGCTGCGCATCCACGGCAACCCCGTGCGCTACCAGGTGACGCAGGAACCGAATCGACTCCCCTGGCTACCTGTGCTGGAAGCCGCCGTGGCCATCGAAGGCCAGCGTGCAGTGATGACCCGTGACCTGCAATGGCTGCACCCGAAGCCCATCATGGAAGTACTGCGGTACGACGTCGAAAGCTACCCCCACTTTGAGCACGGCCCGCGCACCGCCGAACCCTCCCTGCTCCCCTTTCAGTGGCTTCCCACATGGAGCAACCCCCGCACCCAAGCCTGGGCCGCACAACTGCGCAATGACCCCCGCAACGCTGACAACACAGCCCTGGACTGGGCCCAATTTGCCCTGAATCACCTGCGCCAAGGCGGGTACCGCTACACGCTCGACGTCGGCATCTATGGCCTGCACAGCGCAGACGAGTATTGGTTCGACCGCAAGCTGGGTTTTTGCGAGCACATTGCATCGAGCTTCGTCATCCTGCTGCGTGCCCTCGGCATCCCCGCCCGCGTCGTGACTGGCTACCAGGGCGGAGAACGCAATCCCATCGATGGGCTGTGGACTGTCCGCCACAGCGACGCGCACGCCTGGGCCGAGCTATGGATGCCCGGGCGGGGATGGTTTCGCATCGACCCCACTGCCGTTGTCGCCCCCGCCAGGATCGGCACCCTGCAACGCGCACCGATGACGCTCGGCAATACGGCCCTGTTTGAGCGCGTACACCCCCGCCTGGCGTGGGAACTGCGCGCACTATGGGACGCAGCCAACACGCGCTGGAACGATTGGGTATTGCACTATGGACAGACCCGCCAGTTCGACCTGCTGCGCAACCTGGGTTTCGACAGCCCAAGCTGGCAACATCTCGGCATCGCTCTCTTCGGCACCATGGCAACCATCGCCGCCGTATGGGCCGCGTTGCGATACCTGCTGCGCCAACGGCAAGACCCCTGGTTACGCCTATTCCACGCCGTGACCACAAGACTGCGCCAACGCGGGTGGCCCCTGCCCGTGCACCCCACCCCCCGGGGCATTGCAGCCTTGCTGGCGCTCCAACCTACGCCAGCGCTGCAAGGCTGGCTGCTGCGCATGGAAACCCTGCGCTACGCCCCACCCAAGCCGCAGCAGGGTTCTCTCTCCCAGCAACTTGCCGCGCTACGTAGGGAGTGGAAGAGGCTGGCAAAGGCGGTACCAGTCCACACTACTTCAGGCTAA
- a CDS encoding DUF1566 domain-containing protein, which translates to MTIARRLLPSLRLLAIASCVVGASHSFAAKTYTDNGDGTVTDPTTGLTWMRCAVGQTWNGTTCNGEATLMNWADANAHRTTFAGRNTWRLPTIRELQTIVDTSKTYPSIDGTVFPNAAVFPATALEGERFWYWSSTSSLFTQESQPNTNFAHAVKFAFGDVQYFGTSGNLALRLVTGPTTSALLNVERPDSQYVANNNGTVMHSPTGLMWQRCAMGQTWQLDAQTNAYTCSGTASLLNFAQAKQLADENSFAGYNDWRLPTLDEMLSLVDFKKFDSSLNRMVFPNASNGYFYTNTPIKEPAQAGYYADSSWLVHFWDGSSTGDYFQTNSVRLVRGGIPVDAYNLTVTKTGSGEVTSTTLAGINCGTQCTGTYTSGTQVALVTTNPFATWEGNCQEKNAEGVTYGRQCTVTMSANMAVHVTMSSLPVSAGWNLLGNGRNTTMNVADLIKDPTKVSTVWKFDPDSATWQFYTPSMPAADLATYAASKRYGVLSEIKPGEGFWVNAITAFDLPVPTGAPVTVTAYQEGGTHALKSGWSLIAFGEDRTPQYFNINIGTTAPPTGVIPQNFYTLWAWDSPQGKWYFYAPELDNRGGTHLADHIQANGYLAFGQKKLGQGVGFWVNKR; encoded by the coding sequence ATGACTATTGCTCGCCGCCTCCTCCCCTCGTTGCGTTTGCTGGCAATCGCAAGCTGTGTCGTGGGTGCCAGCCACTCCTTCGCAGCCAAAACCTACACAGACAACGGTGATGGCACCGTGACCGACCCCACCACAGGGCTCACCTGGATGCGCTGCGCCGTAGGCCAAACCTGGAACGGCACCACGTGCAACGGTGAAGCTACGCTCATGAACTGGGCGGACGCCAATGCACATCGCACCACCTTTGCAGGTCGCAATACTTGGCGTTTGCCTACGATCCGTGAATTGCAAACGATTGTTGATACCAGCAAAACGTACCCTTCCATTGACGGAACGGTTTTCCCCAACGCTGCTGTTTTCCCTGCTACAGCGCTGGAAGGTGAAAGATTTTGGTATTGGTCCAGCACTTCCTCGCTTTTCACACAGGAATCCCAACCCAATACGAATTTTGCTCATGCAGTCAAATTTGCTTTTGGTGATGTCCAATACTTTGGTACCAGTGGTAATCTGGCCCTACGCTTGGTAACTGGCCCAACTACATCGGCATTGTTGAATGTGGAGCGTCCGGATTCCCAGTACGTAGCAAACAACAACGGCACTGTCATGCACAGCCCGACGGGGTTGATGTGGCAGCGCTGTGCCATGGGCCAAACTTGGCAGCTTGATGCGCAAACCAATGCCTACACCTGCTCCGGCACGGCATCGTTATTGAATTTTGCTCAAGCTAAACAATTGGCAGACGAAAATTCTTTTGCCGGGTACAACGACTGGCGCTTGCCTACCCTCGACGAAATGCTGAGCCTCGTCGATTTCAAGAAGTTCGATTCTTCTTTGAATAGGATGGTATTTCCCAATGCCAGCAATGGTTATTTTTATACCAACACACCAATCAAAGAACCTGCCCAGGCAGGCTATTATGCCGATAGCTCTTGGCTCGTGCATTTTTGGGACGGCAGCTCTACTGGAGATTACTTTCAGACCAATTCCGTCCGGCTCGTTCGCGGTGGCATCCCTGTAGATGCTTACAACTTGACTGTGACCAAGACTGGGAGCGGAGAAGTCACGAGTACTACTTTGGCAGGTATCAACTGTGGTACCCAATGCACTGGCACCTACACCAGCGGCACGCAGGTCGCTTTGGTGACTACCAACCCCTTCGCGACATGGGAAGGCAATTGTCAAGAAAAGAACGCCGAAGGGGTGACCTATGGCCGCCAATGCACCGTGACGATGAGCGCCAACATGGCAGTGCATGTGACGATGAGTTCCCTCCCCGTTTCCGCCGGGTGGAACTTGCTTGGCAACGGTCGGAATACCACGATGAACGTGGCTGACTTGATCAAGGATCCAACGAAGGTCAGCACAGTGTGGAAGTTCGATCCGGACTCTGCAACGTGGCAGTTCTACACCCCGTCGATGCCCGCCGCAGATTTGGCTACCTACGCTGCAAGCAAGCGGTACGGTGTCCTGTCAGAAATCAAGCCTGGTGAGGGTTTTTGGGTCAACGCCATCACGGCTTTCGATCTACCCGTCCCCACTGGCGCGCCTGTCACCGTCACGGCCTACCAGGAAGGTGGTACACACGCTCTGAAGTCCGGTTGGAGCTTGATCGCCTTTGGTGAAGATCGCACGCCTCAGTATTTCAATATCAATATCGGCACCACAGCTCCACCTACTGGCGTCATTCCTCAAAACTTCTACACACTGTGGGCTTGGGACAGTCCCCAAGGCAAGTGGTACTTTTACGCTCCGGAATTGGACAACCGTGGTGGAACGCACTTGGCTGATCACATTCAAGCCAACGGCTATCTTGCCTTCGGCCAGAAAAAGCTTGGGCAAGGTGTGGGATTCTGGGTCAACAAGCGCTGA